A DNA window from Linepithema humile isolate Giens D197 chromosome 6, Lhum_UNIL_v1.0, whole genome shotgun sequence contains the following coding sequences:
- the LOC105678279 gene encoding G kinase-anchoring protein 1 isoform X1 gives MATAVPSRFAVLSIEDDDYKPKKTQKSATTSKTNVKNKGDKPKQQQQQQQANKKKQNKGKKKKTNSDDQQWEQWKQKDTMAVEETFEQELHQAILLSKLAYEEQLVSTKIFTAKTEKEQEQSKKSGKKSKKATMSLEEFNSMGTNVASTITLTNESADNKSKELDAEFFERVEKETKEEITKGKEKDMLKARFNKIDDDITSAQLRVEIEKRDEIIDQLRTEVHRLKEELTQVKERNKKLYQILSHGEMKDKASVLAEVAKLQEIRDELTSEVTSLHAQLEQERSKTRTSSTDVKTSKQTNKKRPASENA, from the exons ATGGCGACCGCCGTGCCATCACGATTCGCCGTCCTCAGCATCGAGGACGACGATTACAAGCCGAAGAAGACACAGAAAAGTGCGACAACGAGCAAGACTAACGTAAAGAACAAAGGTGATAAGCCgaagcagcaacagcaacagcagcaagcGAACAAGAAAAAGCAGAACAAG ggaaagaagaagaaaacaaATAGTGATGATCAACAATGGGAACAGTGGAAGCAAAAGGATACAATg GCTGTGGAGGAAACATTTGAGCAGGAATTACATCAAGCCATCTTGCTGTCCAAACTGGCGTATGAAGAACAATTAGTCTCAACGAAGATCTTCACAGCTAAGACAGAAAAAGAACAAGAACAAAGTAAGAAATCAGGTAAAAAATCGAAGAAAGCAACAATGTCTTTGGAAGAGTTTAATAGCATGGGGACAAATGTGGCATCTACAATTACATTAACAAATGAATCTGCAGACAATAAATCTAAAG aATTAGATGCAGAATTCTTCGAGAGAGTGGAGAAGGAAACGAAAGAAGAGATCACAaagggaaaagaaaaagatatgcTGAAAGccagatttaataaaatcgacgACGATATAACATCTGCGCAATTAAGAGTGGAAATTGAGAAACGCGACGAAATAATCGACCAGTTAAGAACGGAAGTGCATAGGTTGAAAGAAGAGTTAACACAggttaaagaaagaaataaaaaactttatcaaatattatcacATGGCGAGa TGAAGGATAAAGCATCTGTATTAGCTGAAGTAGCAAAGTTACAAGAAATACGAGATGAACTGACGTCCGAAGTGACTTCTTTGCATGCCCAATTGGAGCAAGAAAGATCTAAAACACGTACATCCAGTACGGATGTAAAAACATCCAAACAAACT AACAAGAAAAGGCCGGCCAGTGAAAATGCCTAA
- the LOC105678279 gene encoding G kinase-anchoring protein 1 isoform X2: MATAVPSRFAVLSIEDDDYKPKKTQKSATTSKTNVKNKGDKPKQQQQQQQANKKKQNKGKKKKTNSDDQQWEQWKQKDTMELHQAILLSKLAYEEQLVSTKIFTAKTEKEQEQSKKSGKKSKKATMSLEEFNSMGTNVASTITLTNESADNKSKELDAEFFERVEKETKEEITKGKEKDMLKARFNKIDDDITSAQLRVEIEKRDEIIDQLRTEVHRLKEELTQVKERNKKLYQILSHGEMKDKASVLAEVAKLQEIRDELTSEVTSLHAQLEQERSKTRTSSTDVKTSKQTNKKRPASENA; this comes from the exons ATGGCGACCGCCGTGCCATCACGATTCGCCGTCCTCAGCATCGAGGACGACGATTACAAGCCGAAGAAGACACAGAAAAGTGCGACAACGAGCAAGACTAACGTAAAGAACAAAGGTGATAAGCCgaagcagcaacagcaacagcagcaagcGAACAAGAAAAAGCAGAACAAG ggaaagaagaagaaaacaaATAGTGATGATCAACAATGGGAACAGTGGAAGCAAAAGGATACAATg GAATTACATCAAGCCATCTTGCTGTCCAAACTGGCGTATGAAGAACAATTAGTCTCAACGAAGATCTTCACAGCTAAGACAGAAAAAGAACAAGAACAAAGTAAGAAATCAGGTAAAAAATCGAAGAAAGCAACAATGTCTTTGGAAGAGTTTAATAGCATGGGGACAAATGTGGCATCTACAATTACATTAACAAATGAATCTGCAGACAATAAATCTAAAG aATTAGATGCAGAATTCTTCGAGAGAGTGGAGAAGGAAACGAAAGAAGAGATCACAaagggaaaagaaaaagatatgcTGAAAGccagatttaataaaatcgacgACGATATAACATCTGCGCAATTAAGAGTGGAAATTGAGAAACGCGACGAAATAATCGACCAGTTAAGAACGGAAGTGCATAGGTTGAAAGAAGAGTTAACACAggttaaagaaagaaataaaaaactttatcaaatattatcacATGGCGAGa TGAAGGATAAAGCATCTGTATTAGCTGAAGTAGCAAAGTTACAAGAAATACGAGATGAACTGACGTCCGAAGTGACTTCTTTGCATGCCCAATTGGAGCAAGAAAGATCTAAAACACGTACATCCAGTACGGATGTAAAAACATCCAAACAAACT AACAAGAAAAGGCCGGCCAGTGAAAATGCCTAA